CGCGAGGGGGCGGAGTACCTGGCCGACGAGTTCCGTACGGCGGTGAACGCGGCCCTTGACGGGCGGGGTGAGCAGAACCGGACGGACGAGCCCGTACCGGACCTCGACGCGCTGAACAGTGCGGTCGAGCGCCTCCAGGATCAGAGCATCCGCCAGATGCGGGAGATGACCGCGACCATCGGCGAGGTCATGCGGAAGCTCCACAAGAGCTGACCGTCTCGGCGTGGTGATCGCGACAGCGGCTGGAGGGCCTCTGCGACGAGACCGCTCCAGCCGGTGCGGGTCAGGGTGCGGTGAGCACCACCGGGCCGGCGGCGGTGACCGCGATGGTGTGTTCGAAGTGGGCCGCACGGCTGCCGTCGGTGGTTGCGATCGACCAACCGTCCGACAGGGTGCGGCAGCGGCTGTCGCCACCTTCGATCAGCATCGGTTCGATCGCGATCACCAGCCCTTCCCGTAGCGGTAGGCCACGGTTCGCCTCGCCGGTGTTGGGAACCGACGGGGCCTCGTGCATGGCGGTCCCCACCCCGTGTCCGCCGAGCCCCTCCGGCAGGCCGTAGCCGGCGGCGCGGGCGACCGACTCGACGGCGTACGAGATGTCGCCGATTCTGGCGCCGACCCGGGCGGCGGCGATGCCGGCGGCGAGCGCCCGGTCTGTGGTCTTGGAGAGGCGCCGGGCGGCGTCGTCGATCTCGCCGATGGCGACGGTGATCGCCGCGTCGCCGTGGTAACCGTCGATGTACGCGCCGCAGTCGATCGAAAGCAGGTCGCCGTCGGCGAGCACCCGGCGGTCCGGGATGCCGTGTACGACCACGTCGTTGACCGAGAGGCAGAGCACCCCGGGGTAGGGCGTCGGGGCCCAGGCGGGGTGGTAGTTCAGGAACGACGGTTTGGCACCGCCGCTGGCGATGAGTTCGGCGGCGAGCAGGTCGAGGTCGATCAGGCGTACGCCGGACCGGGCCGCCGAGGCGACGGCGGCGAGGGTGTTGGCGACGATCCGGCCCGCCTCGCGCATTGTCGCGATCTCGGCTTCTGATTTCAGGACAACCATGCCTGGTATTTTAATACTAGGATTAGTATCGGGCCATGGTACGTACGCCACTGACCGAGGAAGAGCGGGTGCGAGGGCTCGCGCTGGGCCGGGCGCTGCAACGTGCCCGGGGCACCCGCAGCGCGGCCGAGGTCGCACTCCGCGCCGGCATCTCCCTGGACACGTTGCGAAAGATCGAACGTGGGGCGATCGTCACCCCGGCCTTCTTCACCGTGGCCGCCCTCGCGGAGGTGCTCGGCCTGGACCTCAACGACCTGGTCGACGAACTCGCCGCCCCGGTGCACCTGCCCGAGCGCCTGGCCTCGTAGCGCCGCCCAGCCAGGGTGGAGACGGTCCGGGGAGCCGTCCGGGCTACCGCGGCCGGGCTACCGGCCGGGTGGCAGGGGGCCGGCGAGGTCGTGCGGGCGGGGGCGGGCCAGCCAGCAGAGGGCGCACACGAGGGCGGCGATCATGCCGGCACCGCCGCCCCGGGTGGCGACCACGAACGCGGTGACGTACGGCCCGGACTCGGGCAGGTGGGCGCGGGCGCCGAGCAGGCCGCCGGCGACCGTGGTGAGGCCGATGAAGGCCCAGATCGCGTACGCGAGCGGGCGTGGGACCGGGGCCGTACGCGGGTCGGTACGTGGCTGCGGCGTACTCGTGTGCCACCAGTGGACGAACCAGCCGAGCAGGGCCGCCCCGCCGATCAGGCCGCTCGCGTACTGCGCCCAGCGGTATCCGGGTAGTCCCGCGTGGATCTCGGCCAGCCAACCGATGTGCCGGGTGCCCCACCGACCGAGGTGGGTGAAGGAGTCCCAGACCACGTGGGTCACTGCCCCCAGCGCCAGCGAGGCGGCGAGCACCGCGACCCGCCGCAGGCTCCGCAAGTGGAAGGTGGCCCCCCGGGGCAGCCGGGAGTCGATCCGGTCCCGCAGCGCCGCCGGCGCGATCGCGATCGCGAACGGGGCCAGCGCGGCCTGCCACACCGCGAAGGCAACCCCACCCAGCAGTACGTCCACCGTCAGCGCCGAGGCCAGGGTGTGCGTGGTGGTC
The Micromonospora pisi DNA segment above includes these coding regions:
- a CDS encoding DUF4184 family protein translates to MPFTGSHPAAVLPFMRSGLVPSALVIGSMAPDLPYFVPTTFDGTTTHTLASALTVDVLLGGVAFAVWQAALAPFAIAIAPAALRDRIDSRLPRGATFHLRSLRRVAVLAASLALGAVTHVVWDSFTHLGRWGTRHIGWLAEIHAGLPGYRWAQYASGLIGGAALLGWFVHWWHTSTPQPRTDPRTAPVPRPLAYAIWAFIGLTTVAGGLLGARAHLPESGPYVTAFVVATRGGGAGMIAALVCALCWLARPRPHDLAGPLPPGR
- the map gene encoding type I methionyl aminopeptidase, which codes for MVVLKSEAEIATMREAGRIVANTLAAVASAARSGVRLIDLDLLAAELIASGGAKPSFLNYHPAWAPTPYPGVLCLSVNDVVVHGIPDRRVLADGDLLSIDCGAYIDGYHGDAAITVAIGEIDDAARRLSKTTDRALAAGIAAARVGARIGDISYAVESVARAAGYGLPEGLGGHGVGTAMHEAPSVPNTGEANRGLPLREGLVIAIEPMLIEGGDSRCRTLSDGWSIATTDGSRAAHFEHTIAVTAAGPVVLTAP
- a CDS encoding YbaB/EbfC family nucleoid-associated protein — translated: MLGEGGFERQLVDVRALLRETISRASEEGRDEPGEYVAEAADGRIRVTVGTDGRVGAVEIDPRVLREGAEYLADEFRTAVNAALDGRGEQNRTDEPVPDLDALNSAVERLQDQSIRQMREMTATIGEVMRKLHKS
- a CDS encoding helix-turn-helix domain-containing protein, which codes for MVRTPLTEEERVRGLALGRALQRARGTRSAAEVALRAGISLDTLRKIERGAIVTPAFFTVAALAEVLGLDLNDLVDELAAPVHLPERLAS